Proteins from a genomic interval of Polaribacter sejongensis:
- a CDS encoding M23 family metallopeptidase, translated as MNKYLFIFILLISYNSFSQLNFKTYFKKAENGFEFLADNNEYCPVSVEVDLELVNLSTSNGNFKTYVIPARTTGFVITTLKAIKAGAYKYNSKTRYNYGDFATKEKDTIAVKKKDTVAVEEYIYNLPFKEGKKFKVSQGYNGTITHQKKNALDFLMPIGTDIYAAREGVVIKVVDHNTKTCVTKGCLEYNNFILIYHSDGTFSDYAHINTNSANVKPGDKVAKGQLIAKSGNIGWSTGPHLHFEVFKQEIIKRETLKTKFKINDGTESPIYLEEKVKYHRKY; from the coding sequence ATGAATAAATATCTATTTATTTTCATTTTATTAATTTCTTATAATTCATTCTCTCAACTTAATTTTAAAACTTATTTTAAAAAAGCAGAGAATGGATTTGAGTTTTTAGCAGACAATAATGAGTATTGTCCGGTTTCGGTAGAGGTCGATTTAGAGTTAGTGAACTTGTCTACATCCAACGGAAATTTTAAAACATACGTAATTCCTGCAAGAACTACAGGCTTTGTAATTACTACTCTAAAAGCAATTAAGGCTGGCGCTTATAAGTACAATTCTAAAACAAGGTACAATTACGGAGACTTTGCCACGAAAGAAAAAGATACTATTGCTGTAAAAAAGAAAGACACCGTTGCTGTTGAAGAATACATTTACAACCTTCCTTTTAAAGAAGGGAAAAAGTTTAAAGTATCTCAAGGTTATAATGGTACCATAACACATCAAAAGAAAAACGCACTAGATTTTCTAATGCCAATTGGCACGGATATTTATGCAGCAAGAGAAGGCGTTGTAATTAAGGTGGTAGATCATAACACCAAAACATGTGTTACCAAAGGTTGTTTAGAGTATAATAATTTTATTTTAATCTATCATTCAGACGGTACATTCTCCGATTACGCACATATAAATACCAATTCTGCTAACGTAAAACCAGGCGATAAAGTTGCCAAAGGTCAGTTAATTGCTAAAAGCGGAAACATTGGTTGGTCAACCGGTCCTCATTTACATTTTGAGGTTTTTAAGCAAGAAATTATTAAGAGAGAAACTCTTAAAACCAAGTTTAAAATTAACGACGGAACAGAATCACCTATTTATTTAGAAGAAAAAGTAAAGTATCATAGAAAGTATTAA
- the serA gene encoding phosphoglycerate dehydrogenase, with amino-acid sequence MISTKRNYIFDFDSTLTKVEALDVLAEITLKNNPKKETIIQEIIDITNLGIDGEISFTESLERRIKLLKANQADLSGLVAALKKQVSKSIESNKEFFEKFADDIYVISCGFKEFIDPIVEEYNIPSERVYANTFEFAADGEIIGFDANNPLSQHNGKIKCLKDMNLEGEIQVIGDGYSDYVTREAGVADKFFAYTENVSRIKTTENADHIAPNLDEFLYVNKLPRNISYPKNRIKILLLENVHPDAFNKLSTDGFSVETVSKSLSEDELIEKIKDVHVLGIRSKTNVTQRVVDAAEKLMVVSAFCIGTKQIDLEACKESGIVVFNAPYSNTRSVVELAIGEIIMLMRSVFQRSTEIHNGQWNKTAEGSREVRGKKLGIVGYGNIGKQLSVLAEALGMDVYYYDVEDTLGLGNATKVDQLSDLLALSDVVTLHIDDNSANKNFIGEKEISQMKDGAILVNLARGFVVDIPALVAALKSGKLAGAAVDVYPSEPRKNGEFYSELQGLPNVILTPHVGGSTEEAQRDIADFVPSKIMAYINSGNTVDAVNFPNIRLPRQTNAHRFLHIHKNVPGVMAKINKVLAEYDLNINGQFLSTDPKVGYVITDLDKEYNKEVLDALREIEGTIKFRVLY; translated from the coding sequence ATGATTAGCACAAAAAGAAATTATATTTTCGATTTTGACAGTACCTTAACCAAGGTAGAAGCATTAGATGTTTTAGCAGAAATAACCTTAAAGAACAATCCTAAAAAAGAGACAATTATTCAAGAAATAATTGACATTACCAATTTAGGAATTGACGGCGAAATATCCTTCACAGAATCATTAGAGAGAAGAATTAAATTATTAAAAGCTAACCAAGCCGATTTGTCTGGTTTAGTAGCAGCTTTAAAAAAGCAAGTATCAAAATCCATAGAAAGCAACAAAGAATTTTTTGAAAAATTTGCAGATGACATCTATGTGATTTCTTGTGGATTTAAAGAGTTTATAGATCCTATTGTAGAAGAATACAATATACCTTCAGAAAGAGTGTATGCAAATACTTTTGAGTTTGCAGCAGATGGTGAAATTATTGGTTTTGATGCTAATAACCCATTGTCTCAGCACAACGGAAAAATAAAGTGTTTAAAAGACATGAATCTCGAAGGAGAGATACAAGTTATTGGTGATGGGTACAGCGATTATGTAACTAGAGAAGCTGGTGTAGCAGATAAGTTTTTTGCGTACACAGAAAACGTTTCTAGAATTAAAACAACAGAAAACGCAGACCACATTGCCCCAAATTTAGATGAATTTTTATACGTAAACAAGTTGCCAAGAAATATCTCATACCCAAAGAATAGAATTAAAATATTATTATTAGAAAACGTACATCCAGATGCTTTTAACAAGTTGTCTACAGATGGTTTTTCTGTAGAAACCGTTTCTAAAAGTTTGTCTGAAGACGAATTGATAGAAAAAATAAAAGACGTACATGTTTTAGGTATTCGTTCTAAAACAAACGTAACGCAAAGAGTTGTAGACGCTGCAGAAAAATTAATGGTAGTTAGTGCATTTTGTATTGGTACCAAACAAATAGATTTAGAAGCGTGTAAAGAAAGCGGAATTGTAGTTTTTAATGCACCTTACAGTAATACACGTTCTGTTGTAGAATTAGCAATTGGAGAAATCATTATGTTAATGCGTAGTGTTTTTCAAAGAAGTACAGAAATTCACAATGGTCAATGGAATAAAACTGCCGAAGGTTCTAGAGAAGTTCGTGGTAAAAAACTAGGTATTGTAGGTTATGGTAATATTGGTAAGCAATTATCAGTTTTAGCAGAAGCTTTAGGTATGGATGTTTATTATTATGATGTAGAAGATACCTTAGGTTTAGGAAATGCAACTAAAGTTGATCAATTATCAGACTTATTAGCATTATCTGATGTGGTTACTTTACATATTGATGACAATTCTGCAAACAAAAACTTTATTGGAGAAAAAGAAATTTCTCAAATGAAGGATGGCGCAATTTTAGTAAACTTAGCAAGAGGTTTTGTAGTAGATATTCCTGCATTGGTTGCTGCTTTAAAAAGTGGAAAATTAGCTGGTGCTGCAGTAGATGTATATCCTTCTGAACCTAGAAAAAACGGAGAATTTTACTCTGAATTACAAGGTTTACCAAACGTAATTTTAACTCCGCATGTTGGTGGAAGTACAGAAGAAGCACAAAGAGATATTGCTGATTTTGTACCAAGTAAAATTATGGCGTACATTAATTCTGGAAATACAGTAGATGCTGTAAACTTCCCAAATATTCGTTTACCAAGACAAACAAATGCACACCGTTTTTTACACATTCATAAAAATGTACCAGGTGTAATGGCTAAAATAAACAAAGTTTTAGCAGAATATGACTTGAATATTAATGGTCAGTTTTTATCTACAGATCCAAAAGTTGGCTATGTAATAACAGATTTAGATAAAGAATACAACAAAGAAGTTTTAGACGCCTTAAGAGAAATTGAAGGGACTATTAAATTTAGAGTGTTGTATTAG
- the gcvP gene encoding aminomethyl-transferring glycine dehydrogenase, which yields MNTNLFQNRHIGPNKEEQEKMLSTIKADNLDQLIYQTVPDDIRLKNELDLAPAKSEYEYLAHIKELSEKNKVFKSYIGLGYHEAIVPSVIQRNILENPGWYTAYTPYQAEIAQGRLEALLNFQTMVCDLTGMELANASLLDESTAAAEAMALLFDVRERAQKKAGVNKFFVSEEVLPQTISVLQTRATPIGIELVIGNHEEFDFSEEFYGAILQYPGKHGQVYDYTAFVAKANENNIKVAVAADILSLVKLKAPAEFGVDVVVGTTQRFGIPLGYGGPHAGYFATKDKYKRSIPGRIIGITKDINGERALRMALQTREQHIKREKATSNICTAQVLLAVMAGMYAVYHGKSGLQFIADSVHNKTKLVANFIEKAGFKQLNSSYFDTLLVEIDCIKLKSVAESFKVNFNYVDKKHISISINEATTQKDLMNLFTIFGQLKKKPIASETVDDFHQILTKESFSADFEVITENTKRSTSFLDNDVFNTYQSETDMMRYIKKLERKDLALNHSMISLGSCTMKLNAASEMLPLSNPQWGNIHPFVPLNQAEGYQQVLKRLEHQLNIITGFAGTSLQPNSGAQGEFAGLMTIRAYHESNNDSHRNICLIPASAHGTNPASAVMAGMKVVVTKTDEKGNIDVEDLRAKAILHKDNLAALMVTYPSTHGVYEKAIKEITQIIHNNGGQVYMDGANMNAQVGLTNPATIGADVCHLNLHKTFAIPHGGGGPGVGPICVAPQLVPFLPTNPVVATGGENAITAISAAPWGSSLVCLISYGYITMLGAKGLTDATKNAILNANYIKERLHGHYNSLYTGEMNRAAHEMIIDCRDFKQNGIEVVDIAKRLMDYGFHAPTVSFPVAGTMMIEPTESESMAELDRFCDAMISIREEIKNATKEDDNNPLKNAPHTQEMLTADEWTLPYSRKQAAFPLEYIAENKFWPTVRRVDDAFGDRNLICSCNPIEDYM from the coding sequence ATGAATACAAATTTGTTTCAAAACAGACATATTGGTCCTAACAAAGAGGAGCAAGAAAAAATGTTATCAACTATAAAAGCGGATAATTTAGATCAGTTAATTTACCAAACTGTTCCAGATGATATTCGTTTAAAAAATGAGTTAGATTTAGCACCAGCTAAGAGCGAATATGAGTATTTAGCGCACATCAAAGAATTATCAGAAAAAAATAAAGTTTTTAAAAGTTATATTGGTTTAGGATATCATGAGGCAATTGTGCCAAGTGTAATTCAGCGTAATATTTTAGAAAACCCGGGGTGGTATACAGCGTATACACCTTACCAAGCAGAAATTGCACAAGGTAGATTAGAAGCTTTGTTAAATTTTCAAACAATGGTTTGTGATTTAACAGGAATGGAATTGGCGAATGCTTCTTTATTAGATGAAAGTACTGCGGCTGCAGAAGCAATGGCACTTTTATTTGATGTTAGAGAAAGAGCACAAAAGAAAGCTGGTGTAAATAAGTTTTTTGTTTCTGAAGAAGTTTTACCTCAAACAATATCTGTTTTACAAACACGCGCTACTCCTATTGGAATTGAATTGGTAATTGGAAACCATGAGGAATTTGATTTTTCTGAAGAATTTTATGGAGCTATTTTACAATATCCAGGTAAACATGGTCAAGTTTATGATTATACTGCCTTTGTTGCAAAAGCGAATGAAAACAATATAAAAGTTGCTGTTGCTGCCGATATTTTATCATTGGTAAAATTAAAAGCACCTGCAGAATTTGGAGTTGATGTTGTTGTAGGAACTACACAACGTTTCGGAATTCCGTTAGGTTATGGAGGTCCTCATGCTGGTTATTTTGCTACAAAAGACAAATACAAAAGAAGTATTCCAGGGCGTATTATTGGTATTACCAAAGACATCAACGGAGAACGTGCTTTACGTATGGCATTGCAAACGCGTGAACAACATATTAAAAGGGAAAAAGCGACTTCTAACATTTGTACAGCACAAGTTTTATTAGCTGTTATGGCAGGTATGTATGCTGTTTACCATGGTAAAAGTGGTTTACAATTTATCGCAGACTCTGTACACAACAAAACTAAATTAGTTGCCAATTTTATAGAAAAAGCAGGTTTTAAGCAGTTAAACTCTTCTTATTTTGATACTTTATTGGTAGAAATAGATTGTATTAAATTAAAATCTGTTGCAGAGTCTTTTAAAGTGAACTTTAATTATGTTGATAAAAAACACATTTCTATCTCTATAAATGAAGCAACTACACAGAAAGATTTAATGAACTTGTTCACCATTTTTGGTCAACTTAAAAAGAAACCGATTGCATCGGAAACTGTAGATGATTTTCACCAAATCTTAACTAAAGAATCTTTTAGTGCAGATTTTGAAGTTATTACAGAAAACACCAAAAGAAGTACATCGTTTTTAGACAATGATGTATTTAACACGTATCAATCTGAAACAGACATGATGCGTTATATTAAAAAATTAGAGCGTAAAGATTTAGCGTTAAATCATTCTATGATTTCTTTAGGATCTTGTACAATGAAATTAAATGCAGCTTCTGAAATGTTGCCTTTAAGTAATCCGCAGTGGGGGAATATTCATCCTTTTGTACCATTAAATCAAGCTGAAGGATATCAACAAGTTTTAAAGAGATTAGAGCATCAATTAAATATTATTACTGGTTTTGCTGGTACTTCTTTACAACCAAATTCTGGTGCACAAGGTGAGTTTGCTGGTTTAATGACTATTAGAGCATATCACGAATCTAATAACGATTCTCACAGAAATATTTGTTTGATTCCTGCTTCTGCACATGGAACAAATCCTGCGTCAGCAGTTATGGCCGGTATGAAGGTTGTGGTTACTAAAACCGATGAAAAAGGAAATATTGATGTTGAAGATTTACGTGCAAAAGCAATTTTACACAAAGATAATTTAGCGGCTTTAATGGTAACCTATCCTTCGACACACGGAGTGTATGAAAAAGCAATTAAAGAAATTACACAAATTATTCATAATAACGGCGGACAAGTATACATGGACGGTGCAAATATGAACGCACAAGTTGGATTGACAAACCCTGCAACGATTGGTGCTGATGTTTGTCACTTAAACTTACACAAAACATTTGCCATTCCACATGGTGGTGGTGGTCCTGGAGTTGGTCCAATTTGTGTCGCTCCGCAATTAGTTCCGTTTTTACCTACAAATCCTGTAGTTGCTACCGGAGGAGAAAATGCAATTACTGCCATTTCTGCTGCTCCTTGGGGATCATCTTTAGTGTGTTTAATTTCTTACGGTTACATTACCATGTTAGGTGCAAAAGGATTAACGGATGCTACCAAAAATGCCATCTTAAATGCCAACTATATTAAAGAGCGTTTACACGGACATTACAACAGTTTATACACTGGGGAAATGAACAGAGCTGCGCACGAAATGATTATTGACTGTCGTGATTTTAAACAAAACGGAATTGAAGTGGTAGACATTGCAAAGCGTTTAATGGATTATGGTTTTCACGCACCAACGGTATCTTTTCCGGTTGCGGGAACTATGATGATTGAACCTACAGAGTCTGAATCTATGGCAGAATTAGATCGTTTTTGTGATGCAATGATTTCTATTCGTGAAGAAATTAAAAATGCAACAAAAGAGGATGACAACAATCCTTTAAAAAATGCACCTCACACGCAAGAAATGTTAACTGCAGATGAATGGACGTTACCTTATTCTAGAAAACAAGCGGCTTTTCCTTTAGAGTACATTGCTGAAAATAAATTTTGGCCAACCGTACGTAGAGTTGATGATGCTTTTGGAGACAGAAACTTAATTTGTTCTTGTAACCCAATTGAAGATTATATGTAG
- the glgP gene encoding alpha-glucan family phosphorylase codes for MEHIYSKWHHPYKPAAKYKKKVAYFSMEFGIDQAFNIYSGGLGFLAGSHMRSGFELKQNMIGIGMLWKYGYYDQARNDDQTLKTEFNEKHFDFLEYTGIEVTIKLHDNPNVKVRAYVLKPEVFGTVPMYFLSTDVEGNDHLTKTITNHLYDQNQVTRVSQSIVLGIAGAKVVEALGGADTYHLNEGHALPAFYYLKDKGVTKEQMVFTTHTPEKAGNEERDARHLNRCGFFGRTYSEQELQTEMVNGGMINYTIAALRMARKANGVSKLHAIVANDMWKDYPGICEIIPITNAQNQKFWQDETIKKSWEKGNATTYNKKKLALKSELFEEVYKQTGKKLDPNVLTIVWARRFAGYKRADLLLHDYDRFKKLIYNEKYPVQIIWAGKPYPFDYGAIDTFNHLVHQSKQEPNLAVLIGYEIDLSRKLKCGSDVWLNTPRITREASGTSGMTAAMNGSVNVSTDDGWIPEFKKDEENCFVLPALDYKLPTYEQDKLDTDNLYNILENKALPTYYDTPKKWQKIVFNAMDDVIPEFTTQRMAADYYKKLF; via the coding sequence ATGGAACATATATACAGTAAATGGCATCACCCATACAAACCAGCAGCAAAATATAAAAAGAAAGTCGCTTATTTTAGTATGGAATTCGGTATCGATCAAGCTTTTAATATTTATTCTGGAGGACTGGGTTTTTTAGCAGGTTCTCACATGCGCTCTGGCTTTGAATTAAAACAAAATATGATTGGTATTGGTATGCTTTGGAAGTACGGTTACTACGACCAAGCAAGAAATGATGACCAAACATTAAAAACTGAATTCAATGAAAAACATTTCGATTTTTTAGAATATACAGGTATTGAAGTAACTATTAAACTTCATGACAATCCGAATGTAAAAGTAAGAGCCTATGTTCTAAAACCAGAAGTTTTCGGAACCGTACCTATGTATTTTTTAAGCACAGACGTAGAAGGAAACGACCACTTGACTAAAACTATTACCAACCACTTATATGATCAAAACCAAGTAACAAGAGTGTCTCAAAGTATTGTTTTAGGAATTGCCGGCGCTAAAGTAGTAGAAGCTTTAGGAGGCGCAGATACCTATCACTTAAATGAAGGACATGCCCTACCTGCATTTTATTATTTAAAAGATAAAGGCGTAACTAAAGAGCAAATGGTATTTACAACACATACTCCAGAAAAAGCAGGAAATGAAGAGCGAGATGCGCGTCATTTAAATAGATGTGGTTTCTTTGGCAGAACTTACTCGGAACAAGAACTGCAAACCGAAATGGTAAATGGTGGCATGATTAACTATACCATTGCTGCATTAAGAATGGCTAGAAAAGCAAACGGAGTTTCTAAACTTCATGCTATTGTTGCGAATGATATGTGGAAAGATTACCCAGGTATTTGCGAAATAATTCCGATTACAAACGCTCAGAATCAAAAATTTTGGCAAGATGAAACCATTAAAAAATCTTGGGAGAAAGGCAATGCAACTACTTATAATAAGAAAAAACTAGCATTAAAAAGCGAACTTTTTGAAGAAGTATATAAACAAACCGGAAAAAAACTAGACCCTAATGTATTAACCATTGTTTGGGCAAGACGTTTTGCGGGTTATAAAAGAGCCGATTTACTTCTACACGATTACGATCGTTTTAAAAAACTAATTTATAATGAAAAATATCCTGTACAAATTATTTGGGCAGGAAAACCATATCCGTTTGATTATGGCGCAATCGATACTTTCAACCATTTAGTACATCAATCTAAACAAGAACCAAATTTAGCCGTACTTATTGGTTATGAAATAGACTTGTCTAGAAAATTAAAATGCGGTTCTGATGTTTGGCTAAATACACCAAGAATTACACGTGAAGCTTCTGGAACAAGTGGTATGACAGCTGCTATGAATGGTTCTGTAAATGTTTCTACGGATGATGGCTGGATTCCTGAATTTAAAAAGGACGAAGAAAACTGCTTCGTATTACCTGCACTAGATTATAAGTTACCAACCTATGAGCAAGATAAATTAGATACCGATAACCTATATAACATACTAGAAAACAAAGCACTACCAACGTATTATGATACTCCTAAAAAATGGCAAAAAATAGTATTTAATGCAATGGACGATGTTATCCCTGAGTTTACAACTCAAAGAATGGCAGCTGATTATTACAAGAAATTGTTTTAA
- a CDS encoding YpdA family putative bacillithiol disulfide reductase encodes MKNFDIVIIGGGPIGIACGLEAKKNGLSYVILEKGPIVNSLYNYPVNMQFFSSSEKLEIDEIPFISKENKPRRSEALEYYRRIASSNKLNINLFEKVTSISKVENEFTIVSEKNTYKSTNIVIATGFYDLPNTLEIPGEDLPKVSHYYNDPHFYSGQKVVVIGASNSSVDAALECYRKGAEVTMVIRGSEVGHRVKYWVKPDIINRIEEGSIQVYYNTNVKEITKETVIIQTEKRIETLQNDFVLALTGYKPNFVLLNKIGITFSNDENKIPNYNDETMETNVSGVYLAGVVCGGMDTHKWFIENSRIHAKKIIANIKKLKE; translated from the coding sequence ATGAAAAATTTTGATATTGTTATTATTGGTGGTGGTCCTATTGGAATTGCTTGCGGATTAGAAGCTAAAAAAAACGGGTTGAGCTATGTAATTTTAGAAAAAGGACCTATTGTAAATTCTTTATATAATTATCCGGTGAATATGCAATTTTTCTCTTCTTCAGAAAAGTTAGAGATAGATGAAATTCCGTTTATTAGTAAAGAAAATAAACCAAGAAGGAGTGAAGCTTTAGAGTATTATAGAAGAATTGCATCTTCAAATAAATTAAATATTAATTTGTTTGAAAAAGTAACTTCTATCTCTAAAGTAGAAAATGAATTTACTATTGTTTCAGAGAAAAACACGTACAAATCTACAAATATTGTAATTGCAACAGGTTTTTATGATCTTCCGAACACCTTAGAAATTCCTGGAGAAGATTTACCAAAAGTTTCTCATTATTATAATGATCCACATTTTTATTCCGGACAAAAAGTAGTTGTTATTGGTGCGAGTAATTCGTCTGTAGATGCTGCTTTAGAATGTTATAGAAAAGGAGCAGAAGTTACTATGGTTATTAGAGGTTCTGAAGTTGGGCATCGTGTAAAATATTGGGTAAAACCCGATATTATTAACAGAATAGAAGAAGGAAGTATACAGGTATATTATAATACCAATGTTAAAGAAATAACAAAGGAAACCGTTATTATTCAAACAGAAAAAAGAATAGAAACGTTACAAAACGATTTTGTTTTAGCATTAACAGGTTACAAACCAAACTTTGTTCTTCTAAATAAAATAGGAATTACTTTTTCTAATGATGAAAATAAAATTCCTAATTATAATGATGAAACTATGGAAACCAATGTGAGTGGTGTTTATTTAGCAGGAGTTGTTTGTGGTGGAATGGACACGCATAAGTGGTTTATAGAAAACTCTAGAATTCATGCCAAAAAGATTATTGCTAATATTAAAAAATTAAAAGAATAG
- a CDS encoding type B 50S ribosomal protein L31: protein MRKGIHPENYRMVAFKDMSNEDVFLTRSTVDTKETLEVDGVEYPLVKLEISRTSHPFYTGKSKLIDAAGRIDKFKTKYAKFKKE, encoded by the coding sequence ATGAGAAAAGGAATTCATCCAGAAAATTACAGAATGGTAGCTTTTAAAGACATGTCTAACGAAGATGTATTTTTAACACGTTCTACAGTAGACACTAAAGAAACGTTAGAAGTTGATGGTGTTGAGTATCCTTTAGTAAAATTAGAGATCTCTAGAACATCTCACCCATTTTACACTGGTAAATCTAAACTTATTGATGCTGCAGGACGTATCGATAAATTTAAAACGAAATACGCAAAATTCAAAAAAGAGTAA
- a CDS encoding glutaminyl-peptide cyclotransferase, producing the protein MKKNTLLVAFFTCFLLITSCSDVYKFSLEHKKQVALNSNIEVTLKEKEEKAINSVQFFVNGNEVSSDGNAISINTTELGVGKHQVSALVFYAEKTKKENSFFEVLANKKPVVYDYKIINEYPHDKTAYTQGLEYHDGFLYETTGQRGKSTLRKIEIETGKVLQKIDLDKKYFGEGMTILNNKIYWLTWQGKKGFVYDLETFKQEKEFAYNNSAEGWGFTHNGTQLIKSDGTNRIWFLDPETLKEEKSIQVYTNKYAVADLNELELINGKIYANKYQQNAIVVIDPKTGVVEGIANLKGLHAEMEKTQKLVPHDEVLNGIAYDKENNRLFVTGKHWGKLFEIELIKKQ; encoded by the coding sequence ATGAAAAAGAATACCTTACTTGTTGCATTTTTTACATGTTTTCTGCTAATTACATCTTGTTCTGATGTCTATAAATTTAGTTTAGAACATAAAAAACAAGTCGCTCTAAATTCTAATATTGAAGTCACTTTAAAAGAGAAAGAAGAGAAAGCCATAAATAGTGTCCAGTTTTTCGTGAATGGAAATGAGGTTTCTTCAGATGGAAATGCAATTTCTATTAATACAACTGAATTAGGTGTTGGAAAACACCAAGTTTCTGCGCTAGTTTTTTATGCTGAAAAGACAAAAAAGGAAAATAGTTTTTTTGAAGTTTTAGCAAACAAAAAACCTGTTGTATATGACTATAAAATTATAAATGAATATCCGCATGATAAAACTGCCTACACACAAGGTTTAGAATATCATGATGGTTTTTTATATGAAACTACAGGTCAAAGAGGAAAATCTACACTTAGAAAAATTGAAATTGAAACAGGTAAAGTTTTACAAAAAATAGATTTAGATAAAAAGTATTTTGGTGAAGGAATGACCATTCTTAACAATAAGATTTACTGGTTAACTTGGCAAGGTAAAAAAGGTTTTGTGTACGATTTAGAGACTTTTAAGCAAGAAAAAGAATTTGCCTACAATAATAGTGCAGAAGGTTGGGGTTTTACACATAACGGAACTCAGTTGATAAAATCTGATGGTACAAACAGAATTTGGTTCTTAGACCCAGAGACTTTAAAAGAAGAAAAATCAATTCAAGTTTACACCAATAAATACGCGGTAGCGGACTTAAATGAATTAGAATTGATCAATGGAAAAATCTATGCAAATAAATATCAGCAAAATGCTATTGTTGTTATAGACCCAAAAACAGGAGTTGTAGAAGGTATTGCAAACTTAAAAGGCTTGCATGCAGAAATGGAAAAAACACAGAAATTGGTTCCTCATGACGAAGTTTTAAATGGTATTGCTTATGATAAAGAGAATAACCGTCTTTTTGTAACTGGTAAACACTGGGGAAAACTATTCGAAATTGAATTGATTAAAAAACAATAA